TCAGCCGGTGGCCGGGGATCTCCGGCAGGTGATCACCATCCTCAAGATCAACAACGACCTGGAGCGGATCGGCGATCTGTGCGTCAAGATCGCCTTGAAGGTGGCGCCGATGGCGGCGGCAGCCCGGCTCGGCGGCCAGGCCGGGCCGGCCCAGACGCCGCCGGAGCTGGTGCAGATGTTCGTCAAGGTGGCGGCGCTTCTGAGCCAGAGCCTGGACGCCTTCGTGCACTTCGACGTGGATCTGGCGCACCGGGTTCGGCTCTGGGATGACGAGGTGGACCGGATGAAGGGGGCGATCCGGGCCCGGATCGAGGAGATCATGCAGCGCTCGCCGGAGCGCTATGCCCAGCTCAACATCCTCCTCGGCGTCTCCCGGGGCCTGGAGCGGATCGCCGACCATGCCACGAACATCGCCGAGGATGTCATCTACATGCAGCAGGGCGCCATCGTCCGCCACCGGCCGGAGCCGGGCGACGCTGCCGCCGGCGCCTGAAAGAGAGAGGGAGGAGCGGCATGGCCAGGGAGCCCATCCTCCTGGTGGAGGATGACGAGAACATCCAGCAGCTGGTCACCTACAACCTGGTGAAGCAGGGCTACCGGGTGCTGTGCGCCGACTCCGGCGAGGAGGCCCTGGCCATCCTCGGCCGGGAGCGCGCGGCGCTGGTGCTGCTCGACATCATGCTGCCGGGCATGGACGGGCTGGCGGTGTGCCGGGGCATCCGCGCCGCCGAGAGCACCAAGGCCCTGCCCATGATCATCCTCTCCGCCAAGGGCGAGGAGGAGGATATCGTCACCGGCCTCAACCTGGGCGCCGACGACTACCTCACCAAGCCCTTCAGCCCCAAGATGCTCCTGACCCGCATCGCTGCAGTCCTGCGCCGCAGCCAGCAGGAGGGCCGCAAGGACGCGCCCAAGCAGGATCTCCTGGTGGTGGGCCGGCTGACCGTCGACCCCAGCCGCCATCTGGTCACCCACGAGGGCCGGGAGATCCATCTGACGGTGACCGAGTTCGCCATCCTGGAGCTTCTGGTCCGCCGGCCGGGCTGGGTCTTCACCCGCCAGCAGATCATCGACAAGGTCCGGGGCTACGAGTACGCGGTGACCCCGCGGCTGGTGGATGTGCAGATCTTCGGCCTGCGGAAGAAGATGGGGGAGGCCGGCAAGCTCATCGAGACGGTACGGGGCATCGGCTACCGCTTCAAGGAGTGACGCCGGCTGGCCGGCGGCCGGCGGCCGGCGGCCGACAAGGGAAGGCGCGCCCGCCCGGGGCCGTCTCCGTTTCCTCCTGGCATTCCCGGCACAGGACGGCAAAGGGCAGCACCGCCAGCCGGCGCCGGTCGATGGGATTCTCACATTCCCGGCAGATCCCGTAGCCACCCCCGGTCAGGCGCGCCAGCGCCTCCTGCACCTGCTGCATGCGAGCCCGGCAGGCCTCGGCATGACGGATGCTCACATGGTGGATGGAGTCGACCATGGCGCACTCCGCCTCCTCCATGCCGTTGCCCAGCCCGCGGTCACTCCGGCCACCCTCCTTGATCTCTTCCCTGAAGGCGTCGATCCGGGCAGAAAAGGCCTGGGCGGCCTGCCGCAGCTCTTGGAGCTTCTCCGCGATGTCAGGCTCCATGGAGACGTCTCCTCGTGGTCTGGTGGGCATTCAGGCCGCCACCGGGTCGGTGTGGCCTCCGGTCGGGGGGATAGGCGACGCTTGCGGGCGGGCCATGGCCGCCGGCCGGAAGGGACAGCCGCTGCCGCTGCCACAGCGCCGGCTCAGCTCAGCGAGACTGGGGATGTAGGTGCAGCTGCGGGCGGTGCAGCACGAAACAGCCCAGCCGCCCTCGCCGGTGTCGTAGCGCTTCAAGAATCGGCATTCCATGGCATTCCTCGCAGGATGGCTGGGGATGGGGAGGCCGGCAGCCTCGACGATTCGTGTCCAGCATACGGCCCTTGTGTCAGGATTGGGCAAGGAGGTGGTGAGGATTTCGTTAATGCCCCTGGCCCCTACCGCGGGTCCTTCACGGACAATTGATCAAACCTTCATCCCTCCTTCATCTGGCCCGGGCATAGTGAGCCATGGCCGATTCCTTCCCGCCCGCCATTTCCCGGCCTGACCGCCTGGTTTTCCCGCCCTGCTTTCGTGTCGAGCCGCGCCGTCCGACATCGCCGGCAACCCTCCAGGAGACCCCATGCCCAAGAGACGCAAGATCTTCGTCCTGGACACCAATGTCATTCTCCACGATTCGTCGTGCTTCCACCGGTTCCAGGAGCATGACGTGGTCGTGCCCATCACCGTTATCGAGGAGCTGGACGGGTTCAAGAAGGGTGGTCAGGCGGTGAACTACCATGCCCGGGAGTTCACCCGGGCACTGGATGCCCTGGATGCCGCCAGGCTGTTCAACGGCGGCGTGCCCATCGACCGGGGTGCAGGGCGGATCATGGTGCGCCTGGAAAAGCCGGTGCACCGGGATCTGCGTCCCCATTTCCATACGGACAGCGCCGACCATCGGATCCTCAACGTCGCCTACCGGCTGGCCGGCGAGCATCCGTCCCGGCCGGTGATTCTGGTCTCCAAGGACGTCAACCTGCGGATGAAGGCCCGGTCCCTGGGGCTGGCCGCCGAGGACTACACCAGCGATCACGTCAAGGATCCGGCCACCTTGAACCGGGGCTGCACGGCCGTCGATCATCTGACGGCCGGCGTCATCGAGCAGCTCCACGCCGGCGGGCGCCTGGAGCCAGGCGAGGCGGGACTGAGCCGCCAGCCGGCGGCCAACGAGTTTCTGATCCTGCGCAACGGCAAGCAGTCGGCCCTGGGCTTCTTCGAGGCCGCGGCCGGCACCGTCCGCCTGGTCCGGAAAGGGAGCGCCAGCGGGATCACGCCTCGCAACGCCGAGCAGGCCTTTGCCCTGGATGCCCTTATGAACCGGGATATCCCCCTGGTGGCCATCACCGGCAAGGCAGGCACCGGCAAGACCCTTCTGGCCCTGGCCGCTGCCCTGGAGCGGCTCCATGACTACCGCCAGATCCTCCTGGCCCGGCCGGTGGTGCCCTTGTCCAACCGGGACCTGGGCTTCTTGCCCGGGGATGTGCAGGCCAAGCTGCACCCGTACATGCAGCCCCTTTACGACAACCTGGCGGTGATCCGGGGCCAGTTCCCGGAAGGCTCCGACCGCCACCGGGCCCTGGGCCGGCTCCTGGCCGAGGGCGGGCTGGTCATCGAGCCACTGGCCTACATCCGGGGGCGCTCCCTGGTGAAGCTCTTCGTGATCGTGGACGAGTCCCAGAACCTCACGCCCCACGAGGTGAAGACCATCGTCACCCGGGCCGGGGCTGGCACCAGGATCGTCCTCACCGGCGATCTGTTCCAGATCGACCACCCCTATCTGGACACCCAGTCCAACGGCTTGTCCCACCTCATCGACAAGCTGGCCGGCCAGCCCCTCTTCGCCCATGTCCATCTGGCCAAGGGCGAGCGCTCGCAACTGGCGGACCTGGCCTCGGACCTGCTCTGAGGGCGGGCGGTCTCTCGCAGGAAACAACGGCCACCAGAGCGGACTTCCGGCGTCTCACCCAGTTGGGTGCGCCCCGCGTATGGCAAGCCACAAATCCCATGGACCCATGGACCCACGGGACCTATAGGACCTGCAGGACCTATAGGACTTATGGGAGGCCACCATGGCCAGTTTCCGGCTGGCCGTCCCTTCGGCTAGCCCCCCGCCCGTGCCGCCAGGCCGGCCTCGGCCCGCAGGGCGGCGAGCCGATCCGTGACCTCCCAGGGCAGGCCCATGTCCATCCGGCCCACCTGGCCGTAGGCGGCCAGCTTCCGGTAGAAGCCGCCCTTGACCGAGGCCGGCAGGTGCCGCAGCCGGAACTGGCGGAGGATGGCGGCGGGCCGGAAATCGAACTGCCGGCGCACCAG
The genomic region above belongs to Thermodesulfobacteriota bacterium and contains:
- a CDS encoding TraR/DksA C4-type zinc finger protein, whose amino-acid sequence is MEPDIAEKLQELRQAAQAFSARIDAFREEIKEGGRSDRGLGNGMEEAECAMVDSIHHVSIRHAEACRARMQQVQEALARLTGGGYGICRECENPIDRRRLAVLPFAVLCRECQEETETAPGGRAFPCRPPAAGRRPAGVTP
- a CDS encoding response regulator transcription factor, which produces MAREPILLVEDDENIQQLVTYNLVKQGYRVLCADSGEEALAILGRERAALVLLDIMLPGMDGLAVCRGIRAAESTKALPMIILSAKGEEEDIVTGLNLGADDYLTKPFSPKMLLTRIAAVLRRSQQEGRKDAPKQDLLVVGRLTVDPSRHLVTHEGREIHLTVTEFAILELLVRRPGWVFTRQQIIDKVRGYEYAVTPRLVDVQIFGLRKKMGEAGKLIETVRGIGYRFKE
- the phoU gene encoding phosphate signaling complex protein PhoU yields the protein MGKTLSAKLEGLRRQLLVVGALAGESLEQARRAFLAGDVALAQEVRENDRLLNQAEIALEESCLAVLALFQPVAGDLRQVITILKINNDLERIGDLCVKIALKVAPMAAAARLGGQAGPAQTPPELVQMFVKVAALLSQSLDAFVHFDVDLAHRVRLWDDEVDRMKGAIRARIEEIMQRSPERYAQLNILLGVSRGLERIADHATNIAEDVIYMQQGAIVRHRPEPGDAAAGA
- a CDS encoding PhoH family protein; translation: MPKRRKIFVLDTNVILHDSSCFHRFQEHDVVVPITVIEELDGFKKGGQAVNYHAREFTRALDALDAARLFNGGVPIDRGAGRIMVRLEKPVHRDLRPHFHTDSADHRILNVAYRLAGEHPSRPVILVSKDVNLRMKARSLGLAAEDYTSDHVKDPATLNRGCTAVDHLTAGVIEQLHAGGRLEPGEAGLSRQPAANEFLILRNGKQSALGFFEAAAGTVRLVRKGSASGITPRNAEQAFALDALMNRDIPLVAITGKAGTGKTLLALAAALERLHDYRQILLARPVVPLSNRDLGFLPGDVQAKLHPYMQPLYDNLAVIRGQFPEGSDRHRALGRLLAEGGLVIEPLAYIRGRSLVKLFVIVDESQNLTPHEVKTIVTRAGAGTRIVLTGDLFQIDHPYLDTQSNGLSHLIDKLAGQPLFAHVHLAKGERSQLADLASDLL